Proteins encoded in a region of the Xylocopa sonorina isolate GNS202 chromosome 11, iyXylSono1_principal, whole genome shotgun sequence genome:
- the LOC143429240 gene encoding histone lysine demethylase PHF8 isoform X2: protein MELPVTYCLCGRFYDFEQFMIQCDVCKEWYHGGCVSIKEYMSIDLDKYHCPRCEAMCGPSLMKARLNWHRHDYSEPDADTKPVQTGTPVFIRELKSRHFPKADEVVKHVRGQQLTLQYLQTNGFECPIIIDGKDGLDMTVPPPNFSVYDVESYIGGDRDMDVIDVTRQSNIRMKLRDFVEYYNSPCRTRVLNVISLEFTNTGLSPMVEAPYIARKLDWVNCVWPRDWPEDSDIKRPEVQKYCLMGVKDSFTDFHVDFGGTSVWYHVLRGEKVFYLIRPTPANLQLYQHWMCSSMQSETFFGDQADACYKCVLKQGQTMMIPTGWIHAVLTPIDSLVFGGNFVHSLNIPMQIQIYELERKMKTPAKFQYPGFETINWFAARKLLKELKELNNEGKKCPTYLLQGVKALLGILKQWNTDKDYNMISRGQIPETINSQKLLKDFSKEIRHAERYLISLNPPKPERESKRKKKKPLNKDFVDYDVADRMADNPFKATLKETNKVDSTIVEQSPSSGRPPLKLTLPKPIMYPYAKAQGAALEQKNATPVTNKRSSKQGKQSPTVIRFKLGNNEVVRSTHDNINIRNNLTVDRPIGPSKELTWKQTSIYDFHDGSNESDYGRFTIDESPKRKRSSKANTQKRLKRDYDEDIDVLNDIPKNGIEELLKASAYTLGNGAQRLDVTTSMIPQYSQPMPPPTGSGRASPSTREAIAGMLSFSEQCYSTTPNSTSKPTKIAKMQSDEDDEQSIENIDKVHQDDDFIYPALDASDDEDYIFKPKAKSQIDEAWNPKARVGPLLPKTNRPAREGVKKTSVEKGLEAAAAKRAKQSDDYLDNNMDKGSKKKLNSTKRTYVKRKQKNSPVTTASGTSSSSSENTVKTSIGFGSILTSPNRLKDVKAKLAAPVPVERKPKKGMKTAKQRLGKILKLHKMMH, encoded by the exons GTGCGTATCCATAAAGGAATACATGTCCATAGATTTGGACAAGTACCATTGTCCACGTTGCGAAGCGATGTGTGGACCATCGCTTA TGAAAGCAAGACTGAATTGGCACAGACACGATTATTCGGAACCGGACGCCGATACGAAACCGGTTCAAACTGGCACACCGGTATTTATAAGAGAGTTAAAGTCTAGACACTTTCCAAAAGCCGACGAAGTTGTTAAACACGTCAGAGGGCAGCAATTGACTCTTCAATATTTACAAACTAATGGATTCGAGTGTCCTATTATAATCGATGGGAAGGATGGACTGGACATGACCGTACCGCCTCCGAATTTCAGTGTTTACGATGTAGAAAGTTACATAG GTGGAGACCGAGACATGGATGTAATCGATGTTACGAGGCAAAGTAATATCAGAATGAAATTAAGAGACTTTGTCGAATATTACAATTCCCCTTGCAGGACAAGGGTTCTTAATGTGATTAGTCTTGAATTTACAAATACTGG TCTTTCACCAATGGTCGAAGCACCATACATCGCGCGTAAACTCGACTGGGTTAATTGTGTTTGGCCGCGTGATTGGCCCGAGGATAGTGACATAAAACGTCCTGAAGTGCAAAAGTATTGCCTAATGGGGGTCAAAGACAGTTTCACAGATTTTCATGTTGACTTTGGTGGAACTTCCGTATGGTATCACGTTCTGCGCGGAGAAAAAGTGTTTTATTTAATCAGGCCTACACCAGCGAACCTACAGCTCTATCAACATTGGATGTGCAGTTCGATGCAGAGCGAAACTTTCTTTGGAGATCAAGCCGACGCGTGTTATAAATGCGTTTTAAAACAAGGCCAAACTATGATGATCCCAACGGGTTGGATACACGCTGTGCTAACTCCAATCGACTCGTTGGTTTTTGGCGGCAACTTTGTACATAGTCTTAACATTCCGATGCAAATACA AATATACGAGTTGGAAAGAAAGATGAAAACTCCTGCCAAATTTCAATATCCTGGTTTCGAGACGATCAATTGGTTTGCAGCGAGAAAGTTGTTAAAAGAATTGAAAGAATTAAATAACGAGGGGAAAAAGTGTCCAACCTATCTTTTACAGGGCGTTAAAGCGTTGCTCGGTATTTTGAAACAATGGAACACGGACAAAGAT TATAATATGATCAGCAGGGGCCAAATACCGGAAACCATAAATAGCCAAAAGTTGTTGAAAGATTTCAGTAAGGAAATCCGTCACGCCGAACGGTACTTGATATCGTTGAACCCCCCGAAACCGGAACGAGAGAGTAAACGTAAGAAAAAGAAGCCGTTGAACAAAGATTTCGTAGACTATGACGTTGCCGATAGAATGGCCGATAATCCGTTCAAAGCAACATTGAAGGAGACGAACAAAGTGGATTCAACGATCGTCGAGCAATCACCCTCGTCCGGCAGGCCACCGTTAAAGCTAACTTTGCCGAAACCGATCATGTACCCGTACGCGAAAGCCCAGGGTGCAGCGTTGGAACAAAAGAATGCCACCCCGGTTACCAATAAACGATCGTCGAAGCAAGGAAAGCAAAGCCCGACCGTCATCAGATTTAAGCTCGGCAACAACGAAGTTGTGAGAAGTACGCACGACAACATAAACATACGCAATAATTTAACTGTCGATCGCCCAATTGGCCCATCTAAAGAATTAACTTGGAAACAAACTTCTATATATGATTTTCATGACGGTAGCAACGAAAGCGATTACGGTCGTTTCACTATCGACGAATCGCCGAAACGAAAGAGGTCGTCCAAAGCCAACACGCAGAAGCGACTGAAACGCGATTACGACGAAGACATCGATGTTTTAAACGATATACCAAAAAATGGTATCGAGGAATTGTTGAAAGCTTCTGCTTATACTTTGGGCAACGGTGCGCAAAGATTGGACGTAAC GACCTCGATGATACCACAGTACAGTCAACCTATGCCACCACCGACTGG TTCTGGCAGGGCATCTCCATCTACGCGGGAAGCGATCGCTGGGATGTTATCATTCAGCGAACAGTGTTACTCGACAACGCCGAACAGTACATCGAAACCCACAAAGATCGCTAAAATGCAATCGGACGAAGATGACGAACAGTCCATAGAGAACATCGATAAAGTTCATCAGGACGATGATTTTA TTTACCCGGCTCTAGACGCTTCAGACGATGAAGATTATATTTTTAAGCCGAAAGCGAAAAGTCAAATAGACGAGGCATGGAATCCGAAAGCAAGAGTAGGACCTCTCTTGCCAAAAACGAATCGTCCAGCTAGAGAGGGAGTGAAGAAAACATCCGTTGAAAAAGGACTCGAAGCAGCGGCGGCGAAACGTGCGAAACAATCG GACGATTATCTGGATAACAACATGGATAAGGGCTCCAAGAAGAAATTG AATTCAACTAAACGGACGTACGTTAAAAGGAAGCAAAAGAATTCACCTGTGACTACGGCAAGTGGCACGTCGAGCTCGTCTTCGGAGAATACCGTAAAGACAAGCATAGGGTTCGGCTCGATCTTAACTAGCCCTAACAGGCTTAAAGATGTCAAGGCAAAACTGGCTGCTCCGGTTCCAGTTG AACGAAAGCCAAAGAAAGGAATGAAAACGGCTAAGCAACGGTTAGGGAAAATTTTAAAACTTCACAAAATGATGCACTAG
- the LOC143429240 gene encoding histone lysine demethylase PHF8 isoform X4, with protein MELPVTYCLCGRFYDFEQFMIQCDVCKEWYHGGCVSIKEYMSIDLDKYHCPRCEAMCGPSLMKARLNWHRHDYSEPDADTKPVQTGTPVFIRELKSRHFPKADEVVKHVRGQQLTLQYLQTNGFECPIIIDGKDGLDMTVPPPNFSVYDVESYIGGDRDMDVIDVTRQSNIRMKLRDFVEYYNSPCRTRVLNVISLEFTNTGLSPMVEAPYIARKLDWVNCVWPRDWPEDSDIKRPEVQKYCLMGVKDSFTDFHVDFGGTSVWYHVLRGEKVFYLIRPTPANLQLYQHWMCSSMQSETFFGDQADACYKCVLKQGQTMMIPTGWIHAVLTPIDSLVFGGNFVHSLNIPMQIQIYELERKMKTPAKFQYPGFETINWFAARKLLKELKELNNEGKKCPTYLLQGVKALLGILKQWNTDKDYNMISRGQIPETINSQKLLKDFSKEIRHAERYLISLNPPKPERESKRKKKKPLNKDFVDYDVADRMADNPFKATLKETNKVDSTIVEQSPSSGRPPLKLTLPKPIMYPYAKAQGAALEQKNATPVTNKRSSKQGKQSPTVIRFKLGNNEVVRSTHDNINIRNNLTVDRPIGPSKELTWKQTSIYDFHDGSNESDYGRFTIDESPKRKRSSKANTQKRLKRDYDEDIDVLNDIPKNGIEELLKASAYTLGNGAQRLDVTTSMIPQYSQPMPPPTGIYKLKTTSSGRASPSTREAIAGMLSFSEQCYSTTPNSTSKPTKIAKMQSDEDDEQSIENIDKVHQDDDFIYPALDASDDEDYIFKPKAKSQIDEAWNPKARVGPLLPKTNRPAREGVKKTSVEKGLEAAAAKRAKQSNSTKRTYVKRKQKNSPVTTASGTSSSSSENTVKTSIGFGSILTSPNRLKDVKAKLAAPVPVERKPKKGMKTAKQRLGKILKLHKMMH; from the exons GTGCGTATCCATAAAGGAATACATGTCCATAGATTTGGACAAGTACCATTGTCCACGTTGCGAAGCGATGTGTGGACCATCGCTTA TGAAAGCAAGACTGAATTGGCACAGACACGATTATTCGGAACCGGACGCCGATACGAAACCGGTTCAAACTGGCACACCGGTATTTATAAGAGAGTTAAAGTCTAGACACTTTCCAAAAGCCGACGAAGTTGTTAAACACGTCAGAGGGCAGCAATTGACTCTTCAATATTTACAAACTAATGGATTCGAGTGTCCTATTATAATCGATGGGAAGGATGGACTGGACATGACCGTACCGCCTCCGAATTTCAGTGTTTACGATGTAGAAAGTTACATAG GTGGAGACCGAGACATGGATGTAATCGATGTTACGAGGCAAAGTAATATCAGAATGAAATTAAGAGACTTTGTCGAATATTACAATTCCCCTTGCAGGACAAGGGTTCTTAATGTGATTAGTCTTGAATTTACAAATACTGG TCTTTCACCAATGGTCGAAGCACCATACATCGCGCGTAAACTCGACTGGGTTAATTGTGTTTGGCCGCGTGATTGGCCCGAGGATAGTGACATAAAACGTCCTGAAGTGCAAAAGTATTGCCTAATGGGGGTCAAAGACAGTTTCACAGATTTTCATGTTGACTTTGGTGGAACTTCCGTATGGTATCACGTTCTGCGCGGAGAAAAAGTGTTTTATTTAATCAGGCCTACACCAGCGAACCTACAGCTCTATCAACATTGGATGTGCAGTTCGATGCAGAGCGAAACTTTCTTTGGAGATCAAGCCGACGCGTGTTATAAATGCGTTTTAAAACAAGGCCAAACTATGATGATCCCAACGGGTTGGATACACGCTGTGCTAACTCCAATCGACTCGTTGGTTTTTGGCGGCAACTTTGTACATAGTCTTAACATTCCGATGCAAATACA AATATACGAGTTGGAAAGAAAGATGAAAACTCCTGCCAAATTTCAATATCCTGGTTTCGAGACGATCAATTGGTTTGCAGCGAGAAAGTTGTTAAAAGAATTGAAAGAATTAAATAACGAGGGGAAAAAGTGTCCAACCTATCTTTTACAGGGCGTTAAAGCGTTGCTCGGTATTTTGAAACAATGGAACACGGACAAAGAT TATAATATGATCAGCAGGGGCCAAATACCGGAAACCATAAATAGCCAAAAGTTGTTGAAAGATTTCAGTAAGGAAATCCGTCACGCCGAACGGTACTTGATATCGTTGAACCCCCCGAAACCGGAACGAGAGAGTAAACGTAAGAAAAAGAAGCCGTTGAACAAAGATTTCGTAGACTATGACGTTGCCGATAGAATGGCCGATAATCCGTTCAAAGCAACATTGAAGGAGACGAACAAAGTGGATTCAACGATCGTCGAGCAATCACCCTCGTCCGGCAGGCCACCGTTAAAGCTAACTTTGCCGAAACCGATCATGTACCCGTACGCGAAAGCCCAGGGTGCAGCGTTGGAACAAAAGAATGCCACCCCGGTTACCAATAAACGATCGTCGAAGCAAGGAAAGCAAAGCCCGACCGTCATCAGATTTAAGCTCGGCAACAACGAAGTTGTGAGAAGTACGCACGACAACATAAACATACGCAATAATTTAACTGTCGATCGCCCAATTGGCCCATCTAAAGAATTAACTTGGAAACAAACTTCTATATATGATTTTCATGACGGTAGCAACGAAAGCGATTACGGTCGTTTCACTATCGACGAATCGCCGAAACGAAAGAGGTCGTCCAAAGCCAACACGCAGAAGCGACTGAAACGCGATTACGACGAAGACATCGATGTTTTAAACGATATACCAAAAAATGGTATCGAGGAATTGTTGAAAGCTTCTGCTTATACTTTGGGCAACGGTGCGCAAAGATTGGACGTAAC GACCTCGATGATACCACAGTACAGTCAACCTATGCCACCACCGACTGG TATTTATAAATTGAAAACAACCAGTTCTGGCAGGGCATCTCCATCTACGCGGGAAGCGATCGCTGGGATGTTATCATTCAGCGAACAGTGTTACTCGACAACGCCGAACAGTACATCGAAACCCACAAAGATCGCTAAAATGCAATCGGACGAAGATGACGAACAGTCCATAGAGAACATCGATAAAGTTCATCAGGACGATGATTTTA TTTACCCGGCTCTAGACGCTTCAGACGATGAAGATTATATTTTTAAGCCGAAAGCGAAAAGTCAAATAGACGAGGCATGGAATCCGAAAGCAAGAGTAGGACCTCTCTTGCCAAAAACGAATCGTCCAGCTAGAGAGGGAGTGAAGAAAACATCCGTTGAAAAAGGACTCGAAGCAGCGGCGGCGAAACGTGCGAAACAATCG AATTCAACTAAACGGACGTACGTTAAAAGGAAGCAAAAGAATTCACCTGTGACTACGGCAAGTGGCACGTCGAGCTCGTCTTCGGAGAATACCGTAAAGACAAGCATAGGGTTCGGCTCGATCTTAACTAGCCCTAACAGGCTTAAAGATGTCAAGGCAAAACTGGCTGCTCCGGTTCCAGTTG AACGAAAGCCAAAGAAAGGAATGAAAACGGCTAAGCAACGGTTAGGGAAAATTTTAAAACTTCACAAAATGATGCACTAG
- the LOC143429240 gene encoding histone lysine demethylase PHF8 isoform X1, which yields MELPVTYCLCGRFYDFEQFMIQCDVCKEWYHGGCVSIKEYMSIDLDKYHCPRCEAMCGPSLMKARLNWHRHDYSEPDADTKPVQTGTPVFIRELKSRHFPKADEVVKHVRGQQLTLQYLQTNGFECPIIIDGKDGLDMTVPPPNFSVYDVESYIGGDRDMDVIDVTRQSNIRMKLRDFVEYYNSPCRTRVLNVISLEFTNTGLSPMVEAPYIARKLDWVNCVWPRDWPEDSDIKRPEVQKYCLMGVKDSFTDFHVDFGGTSVWYHVLRGEKVFYLIRPTPANLQLYQHWMCSSMQSETFFGDQADACYKCVLKQGQTMMIPTGWIHAVLTPIDSLVFGGNFVHSLNIPMQIQIYELERKMKTPAKFQYPGFETINWFAARKLLKELKELNNEGKKCPTYLLQGVKALLGILKQWNTDKDYNMISRGQIPETINSQKLLKDFSKEIRHAERYLISLNPPKPERESKRKKKKPLNKDFVDYDVADRMADNPFKATLKETNKVDSTIVEQSPSSGRPPLKLTLPKPIMYPYAKAQGAALEQKNATPVTNKRSSKQGKQSPTVIRFKLGNNEVVRSTHDNINIRNNLTVDRPIGPSKELTWKQTSIYDFHDGSNESDYGRFTIDESPKRKRSSKANTQKRLKRDYDEDIDVLNDIPKNGIEELLKASAYTLGNGAQRLDVTTSMIPQYSQPMPPPTGIYKLKTTSSGRASPSTREAIAGMLSFSEQCYSTTPNSTSKPTKIAKMQSDEDDEQSIENIDKVHQDDDFIYPALDASDDEDYIFKPKAKSQIDEAWNPKARVGPLLPKTNRPAREGVKKTSVEKGLEAAAAKRAKQSDDYLDNNMDKGSKKKLNSTKRTYVKRKQKNSPVTTASGTSSSSSENTVKTSIGFGSILTSPNRLKDVKAKLAAPVPVERKPKKGMKTAKQRLGKILKLHKMMH from the exons GTGCGTATCCATAAAGGAATACATGTCCATAGATTTGGACAAGTACCATTGTCCACGTTGCGAAGCGATGTGTGGACCATCGCTTA TGAAAGCAAGACTGAATTGGCACAGACACGATTATTCGGAACCGGACGCCGATACGAAACCGGTTCAAACTGGCACACCGGTATTTATAAGAGAGTTAAAGTCTAGACACTTTCCAAAAGCCGACGAAGTTGTTAAACACGTCAGAGGGCAGCAATTGACTCTTCAATATTTACAAACTAATGGATTCGAGTGTCCTATTATAATCGATGGGAAGGATGGACTGGACATGACCGTACCGCCTCCGAATTTCAGTGTTTACGATGTAGAAAGTTACATAG GTGGAGACCGAGACATGGATGTAATCGATGTTACGAGGCAAAGTAATATCAGAATGAAATTAAGAGACTTTGTCGAATATTACAATTCCCCTTGCAGGACAAGGGTTCTTAATGTGATTAGTCTTGAATTTACAAATACTGG TCTTTCACCAATGGTCGAAGCACCATACATCGCGCGTAAACTCGACTGGGTTAATTGTGTTTGGCCGCGTGATTGGCCCGAGGATAGTGACATAAAACGTCCTGAAGTGCAAAAGTATTGCCTAATGGGGGTCAAAGACAGTTTCACAGATTTTCATGTTGACTTTGGTGGAACTTCCGTATGGTATCACGTTCTGCGCGGAGAAAAAGTGTTTTATTTAATCAGGCCTACACCAGCGAACCTACAGCTCTATCAACATTGGATGTGCAGTTCGATGCAGAGCGAAACTTTCTTTGGAGATCAAGCCGACGCGTGTTATAAATGCGTTTTAAAACAAGGCCAAACTATGATGATCCCAACGGGTTGGATACACGCTGTGCTAACTCCAATCGACTCGTTGGTTTTTGGCGGCAACTTTGTACATAGTCTTAACATTCCGATGCAAATACA AATATACGAGTTGGAAAGAAAGATGAAAACTCCTGCCAAATTTCAATATCCTGGTTTCGAGACGATCAATTGGTTTGCAGCGAGAAAGTTGTTAAAAGAATTGAAAGAATTAAATAACGAGGGGAAAAAGTGTCCAACCTATCTTTTACAGGGCGTTAAAGCGTTGCTCGGTATTTTGAAACAATGGAACACGGACAAAGAT TATAATATGATCAGCAGGGGCCAAATACCGGAAACCATAAATAGCCAAAAGTTGTTGAAAGATTTCAGTAAGGAAATCCGTCACGCCGAACGGTACTTGATATCGTTGAACCCCCCGAAACCGGAACGAGAGAGTAAACGTAAGAAAAAGAAGCCGTTGAACAAAGATTTCGTAGACTATGACGTTGCCGATAGAATGGCCGATAATCCGTTCAAAGCAACATTGAAGGAGACGAACAAAGTGGATTCAACGATCGTCGAGCAATCACCCTCGTCCGGCAGGCCACCGTTAAAGCTAACTTTGCCGAAACCGATCATGTACCCGTACGCGAAAGCCCAGGGTGCAGCGTTGGAACAAAAGAATGCCACCCCGGTTACCAATAAACGATCGTCGAAGCAAGGAAAGCAAAGCCCGACCGTCATCAGATTTAAGCTCGGCAACAACGAAGTTGTGAGAAGTACGCACGACAACATAAACATACGCAATAATTTAACTGTCGATCGCCCAATTGGCCCATCTAAAGAATTAACTTGGAAACAAACTTCTATATATGATTTTCATGACGGTAGCAACGAAAGCGATTACGGTCGTTTCACTATCGACGAATCGCCGAAACGAAAGAGGTCGTCCAAAGCCAACACGCAGAAGCGACTGAAACGCGATTACGACGAAGACATCGATGTTTTAAACGATATACCAAAAAATGGTATCGAGGAATTGTTGAAAGCTTCTGCTTATACTTTGGGCAACGGTGCGCAAAGATTGGACGTAAC GACCTCGATGATACCACAGTACAGTCAACCTATGCCACCACCGACTGG TATTTATAAATTGAAAACAACCAGTTCTGGCAGGGCATCTCCATCTACGCGGGAAGCGATCGCTGGGATGTTATCATTCAGCGAACAGTGTTACTCGACAACGCCGAACAGTACATCGAAACCCACAAAGATCGCTAAAATGCAATCGGACGAAGATGACGAACAGTCCATAGAGAACATCGATAAAGTTCATCAGGACGATGATTTTA TTTACCCGGCTCTAGACGCTTCAGACGATGAAGATTATATTTTTAAGCCGAAAGCGAAAAGTCAAATAGACGAGGCATGGAATCCGAAAGCAAGAGTAGGACCTCTCTTGCCAAAAACGAATCGTCCAGCTAGAGAGGGAGTGAAGAAAACATCCGTTGAAAAAGGACTCGAAGCAGCGGCGGCGAAACGTGCGAAACAATCG GACGATTATCTGGATAACAACATGGATAAGGGCTCCAAGAAGAAATTG AATTCAACTAAACGGACGTACGTTAAAAGGAAGCAAAAGAATTCACCTGTGACTACGGCAAGTGGCACGTCGAGCTCGTCTTCGGAGAATACCGTAAAGACAAGCATAGGGTTCGGCTCGATCTTAACTAGCCCTAACAGGCTTAAAGATGTCAAGGCAAAACTGGCTGCTCCGGTTCCAGTTG AACGAAAGCCAAAGAAAGGAATGAAAACGGCTAAGCAACGGTTAGGGAAAATTTTAAAACTTCACAAAATGATGCACTAG
- the LOC143429240 gene encoding histone lysine demethylase PHF8 isoform X3 → MELPVTYCLCGRFYDFEQFMIQCDVCKEWYHGGCVSIKEYMSIDLDKYHCPRCEAMCGPSLMKARLNWHRHDYSEPDADTKPVQTGTPVFIRELKSRHFPKADEVVKHVRGQQLTLQYLQTNGFECPIIIDGKDGLDMTVPPPNFSVYDVESYIGGDRDMDVIDVTRQSNIRMKLRDFVEYYNSPCRTRVLNVISLEFTNTGLSPMVEAPYIARKLDWVNCVWPRDWPEDSDIKRPEVQKYCLMGVKDSFTDFHVDFGGTSVWYHVLRGEKVFYLIRPTPANLQLYQHWMCSSMQSETFFGDQADACYKCVLKQGQTMMIPTGWIHAVLTPIDSLVFGGNFVHSLNIPMQIQIYELERKMKTPAKFQYPGFETINWFAARKLLKELKELNNEGKKCPTYLLQGVKALLGILKQWNTDKDYNMISRGQIPETINSQKLLKDFSKEIRHAERYLISLNPPKPERESKRKKKKPLNKDFVDYDVADRMADNPFKATLKETNKVDSTIVEQSPSSGRPPLKLTLPKPIMYPYAKAQGAALEQKNATPVTNKRSSKQGKQSPTVIRFKLGNNEVVRSTHDNINIRNNLTVDRPIGPSKELTWKQTSIYDFHDGSNESDYGRFTIDESPKRKRSSKANTQKRLKRDYDEDIDVLNDIPKNGIEELLKASAYTLGNGAQRLDVTTSMIPQYSQPMPPPTGASPSTREAIAGMLSFSEQCYSTTPNSTSKPTKIAKMQSDEDDEQSIENIDKVHQDDDFIYPALDASDDEDYIFKPKAKSQIDEAWNPKARVGPLLPKTNRPAREGVKKTSVEKGLEAAAAKRAKQSDDYLDNNMDKGSKKKLNSTKRTYVKRKQKNSPVTTASGTSSSSSENTVKTSIGFGSILTSPNRLKDVKAKLAAPVPVERKPKKGMKTAKQRLGKILKLHKMMH, encoded by the exons GTGCGTATCCATAAAGGAATACATGTCCATAGATTTGGACAAGTACCATTGTCCACGTTGCGAAGCGATGTGTGGACCATCGCTTA TGAAAGCAAGACTGAATTGGCACAGACACGATTATTCGGAACCGGACGCCGATACGAAACCGGTTCAAACTGGCACACCGGTATTTATAAGAGAGTTAAAGTCTAGACACTTTCCAAAAGCCGACGAAGTTGTTAAACACGTCAGAGGGCAGCAATTGACTCTTCAATATTTACAAACTAATGGATTCGAGTGTCCTATTATAATCGATGGGAAGGATGGACTGGACATGACCGTACCGCCTCCGAATTTCAGTGTTTACGATGTAGAAAGTTACATAG GTGGAGACCGAGACATGGATGTAATCGATGTTACGAGGCAAAGTAATATCAGAATGAAATTAAGAGACTTTGTCGAATATTACAATTCCCCTTGCAGGACAAGGGTTCTTAATGTGATTAGTCTTGAATTTACAAATACTGG TCTTTCACCAATGGTCGAAGCACCATACATCGCGCGTAAACTCGACTGGGTTAATTGTGTTTGGCCGCGTGATTGGCCCGAGGATAGTGACATAAAACGTCCTGAAGTGCAAAAGTATTGCCTAATGGGGGTCAAAGACAGTTTCACAGATTTTCATGTTGACTTTGGTGGAACTTCCGTATGGTATCACGTTCTGCGCGGAGAAAAAGTGTTTTATTTAATCAGGCCTACACCAGCGAACCTACAGCTCTATCAACATTGGATGTGCAGTTCGATGCAGAGCGAAACTTTCTTTGGAGATCAAGCCGACGCGTGTTATAAATGCGTTTTAAAACAAGGCCAAACTATGATGATCCCAACGGGTTGGATACACGCTGTGCTAACTCCAATCGACTCGTTGGTTTTTGGCGGCAACTTTGTACATAGTCTTAACATTCCGATGCAAATACA AATATACGAGTTGGAAAGAAAGATGAAAACTCCTGCCAAATTTCAATATCCTGGTTTCGAGACGATCAATTGGTTTGCAGCGAGAAAGTTGTTAAAAGAATTGAAAGAATTAAATAACGAGGGGAAAAAGTGTCCAACCTATCTTTTACAGGGCGTTAAAGCGTTGCTCGGTATTTTGAAACAATGGAACACGGACAAAGAT TATAATATGATCAGCAGGGGCCAAATACCGGAAACCATAAATAGCCAAAAGTTGTTGAAAGATTTCAGTAAGGAAATCCGTCACGCCGAACGGTACTTGATATCGTTGAACCCCCCGAAACCGGAACGAGAGAGTAAACGTAAGAAAAAGAAGCCGTTGAACAAAGATTTCGTAGACTATGACGTTGCCGATAGAATGGCCGATAATCCGTTCAAAGCAACATTGAAGGAGACGAACAAAGTGGATTCAACGATCGTCGAGCAATCACCCTCGTCCGGCAGGCCACCGTTAAAGCTAACTTTGCCGAAACCGATCATGTACCCGTACGCGAAAGCCCAGGGTGCAGCGTTGGAACAAAAGAATGCCACCCCGGTTACCAATAAACGATCGTCGAAGCAAGGAAAGCAAAGCCCGACCGTCATCAGATTTAAGCTCGGCAACAACGAAGTTGTGAGAAGTACGCACGACAACATAAACATACGCAATAATTTAACTGTCGATCGCCCAATTGGCCCATCTAAAGAATTAACTTGGAAACAAACTTCTATATATGATTTTCATGACGGTAGCAACGAAAGCGATTACGGTCGTTTCACTATCGACGAATCGCCGAAACGAAAGAGGTCGTCCAAAGCCAACACGCAGAAGCGACTGAAACGCGATTACGACGAAGACATCGATGTTTTAAACGATATACCAAAAAATGGTATCGAGGAATTGTTGAAAGCTTCTGCTTATACTTTGGGCAACGGTGCGCAAAGATTGGACGTAAC GACCTCGATGATACCACAGTACAGTCAACCTATGCCACCACCGACTGG GGCATCTCCATCTACGCGGGAAGCGATCGCTGGGATGTTATCATTCAGCGAACAGTGTTACTCGACAACGCCGAACAGTACATCGAAACCCACAAAGATCGCTAAAATGCAATCGGACGAAGATGACGAACAGTCCATAGAGAACATCGATAAAGTTCATCAGGACGATGATTTTA TTTACCCGGCTCTAGACGCTTCAGACGATGAAGATTATATTTTTAAGCCGAAAGCGAAAAGTCAAATAGACGAGGCATGGAATCCGAAAGCAAGAGTAGGACCTCTCTTGCCAAAAACGAATCGTCCAGCTAGAGAGGGAGTGAAGAAAACATCCGTTGAAAAAGGACTCGAAGCAGCGGCGGCGAAACGTGCGAAACAATCG GACGATTATCTGGATAACAACATGGATAAGGGCTCCAAGAAGAAATTG AATTCAACTAAACGGACGTACGTTAAAAGGAAGCAAAAGAATTCACCTGTGACTACGGCAAGTGGCACGTCGAGCTCGTCTTCGGAGAATACCGTAAAGACAAGCATAGGGTTCGGCTCGATCTTAACTAGCCCTAACAGGCTTAAAGATGTCAAGGCAAAACTGGCTGCTCCGGTTCCAGTTG AACGAAAGCCAAAGAAAGGAATGAAAACGGCTAAGCAACGGTTAGGGAAAATTTTAAAACTTCACAAAATGATGCACTAG